CGCTCTAAAGCGAATTACTTTTTAGGGTAAGGGTGAACGATGCCTTTGTGACAATCAACACATGTCTTACGCTTATCTGGCTCTTTTTGAGCATTGCGTTCGTGCATACGCTTAGCCATTTTGCTCATAGACTCAGGCTGGTTCTCTTCGATGCGAGTGTGACAGTGGCGGCAATTCGCGCTGTCGTTCGCTCTGAAGTATTTCAGTGCTAGGTCTGCTTGCTCTTTACGGTTTTCGTCTAACCACTCTTGAGTGTTGAAACCGTCAATGGTTAAGAAGCCGTATAGATCTTTCGATACGATGATTTTCTTGATCAAGTAATCAACTGGACCATGAGGTAAGTGACAGTCTTGACACTGAACAGTAATACCTGCGCTACCGCCGCCGTGAGCAGAAGCTAGCACTTCATCTTTCAATGAATGGTTACTGTGACAGCTCATACAGAACTCGTCAGTACTTGTTGCATGTAAAGTTTGTTGAGTCGCAAAGTACCCAACCACACCCACTACCACACCGATTAACAGCAGTACGATAATGGAAATTTTTGCGCTTGGTTTAAAAAGTGCACGCCAATTCATCACTCAATCTCCAAATAGATATTCAAAGTATTCTAATATTTTTGTAGGAAATAATT
This DNA window, taken from Shewanella maritima, encodes the following:
- a CDS encoding NapC/NirT family cytochrome c, whose translation is MNWRALFKPSAKISIIVLLLIGVVVGVVGYFATQQTLHATSTDEFCMSCHSNHSLKDEVLASAHGGGSAGITVQCQDCHLPHGPVDYLIKKIIVSKDLYGFLTIDGFNTQEWLDENRKEQADLALKYFRANDSANCRHCHTRIEENQPESMSKMAKRMHERNAQKEPDKRKTCVDCHKGIVHPYPKK